A window from Peromyscus eremicus chromosome 1, PerEre_H2_v1, whole genome shotgun sequence encodes these proteins:
- the LOC131902621 gene encoding leukocyte immunoglobulin-like receptor subfamily B member 2 encodes MVLGAALLGLGFLMAQKIWAQYGPPPQPSIWAVPGSVISTGSAVTIFCRIPPGVTIVRLIHDEKWLDCTPQGAQDVCEFSLQKMIHSNAGVYHCEYFMGGEWSRVSDKLELVVTGVYKKKPSLTVDSGPQGFSEINATVHCHFLDYFNIFILCRDGNASFPQNCSQQDHNTFFISHVSLEPLRTYRCFGSYKQNSYLWSLPSDPLVFPIPGPSVPIVVWVSVAVACFLLFLLLLFICLCRHCAQRRASNGKTRSHVKYKSSSTAMDIEEKHKYGDLEGIQPEDCRKVDTQVSAAENSQEVTYAQLCQENFRKNMNPLPSNTPQGTSTHTCVYATLTLSQEKSQS; translated from the exons ATGGTCCTTGGCGCTGCTCTTCTTGGACTTG ggTTTTTAATGGCACAAAAGATTTGGGCACAATATG GGCCACCACCCCAGCCTTCCATCTGGGCAGTTCCAGGATCTGTGATTTCCACAGGCAGTGCTGTGaccatcttctgcaggattcctccAGGAGTGACCATAGTGCGTCTAATCCATGATGAAAAGTGGCTTGATTGCACCCCACAGGGAGCCCAGGATGTGTGTGAGTTCAGTCTGCAGAAAATGATACACAGCAATGCTGGGGTTTACCACTGTGAATACTTCATGGGAGGTGAATGGTCACGAGTCAGTGACAAACTGGAGCTGGTGGTGACAG GTGTTTACAAGAAGAAGCCATCCCTTACTGTTGATTCAGGACCTCAGGGATTCTCAGAAATTAATGCAACAGTCCACTGCCACTTCCTTGATTACTTTAATATCTTCATCCTCTGCAGAGATGGAAATGCTTCCTTTCCCCAGAACTGCTCACAGCAGGACCACAACACATTCTTCATCTCCCATGTGAGCCTGGAGCCCCTGAGGACCTATAGATGCTTTGGCTCTTACAAACAAAATTCCTACTTGTGGTCACTGCCTAGTGACCCCCTTGTGTTTCCAATCCCAG GTCCATCTGTTCCCATTGTGGTTTGGGTCTCAGTTGCTGTTGCCTgcttcctcctgttcctccttcttctcttcatctgcctctgccgCCATTGTGCCCAACGCA GGGCTTCCAATGGTAAGACCAGGAGCCATGTGAAATATAAGAG CTCCAGCACAGCCATGGACATCGAGGAAAAACATAAAT ATGGTGACTTGGAGGGTATTCAGCCTGAGGACTGTAGGAAAGTGGACACACAG GTGTCTGCAGCAGAAAACTCACAGGAGGTGACTTATGCCCAACTATGCCAAGAGAACTTCAGGAAGAACATGAATCCACTTCCCTCCAATACTCCTCAGGGCACATCTACACATACTTGTGTGTATGCCACCCTCACATTATCCCAAGAGAAGAGTCAGAGCTAA
- the Gp6 gene encoding platelet glycoprotein VI, translating into MSPALPTFFCLGLCVLRVIQAQIGSFPKPSLQAQPSSLVALEQSVTLRCQGPRVVDLYRMEKLKSEEYKDQDFLLIPRMKINNAGRYRCSYQNGSHWSPPSDHLELIATGIYSKPSLSAHPSSAVPPGRDVTLKCQSPKSFDQFVLYKEGDTGPYKGTKRWYGADFLITKVTAAHSGTYQCYSFSSSFPYLWSAPSDPLVLVVTGSSATPSQVPMEAPSPTTEASRRPSILPTTKISITEKSMNITVSPEGSSPPFGFSHQHYVKRNLIRICLGAMIIIFLVGLLVEHWHSRKKCLPHRIRAVQRPLPPLPLA; encoded by the exons atgtctccagccctaccTACTTTCTTCTGTCTTG GGCTGTGTGTACTGCGAGTGATCCAAGCACAGATTG GCTCATTCCCTAAGCCTTCGCTCCAGGCTCAGCCCAGTTCCCTGGTGGCCCTGGAGCAGTCAGTTACTCTGCGGTGCCAGGGGCCTCGGGTCGTGGATTTATATCGAATGGAGAAACTGAAATCCGAGGAGTATAAAGATCAAGACTTTCTCCTCATCCCTCGCATGAAAATAAACAATGCCGGACGCTACCGTTGCTCGTATCAGAATGGGAGTCACTGGTCTCCCCCAAGTGACCACCTTGAGCTAATTGCTACAG GCATTTACAGTAAGCCCTCACTCTCAGCTCATCCCAGCTCAGCAGTCCCTCCAGGCAGGGATGTGACCCTGAAGTGCCAGAGCCCCAAAAGTTTTGATCAATTTGTTCTATACAAAGAGGGGGATACTGGGCCTTACAAGGGAACCAAAAGATGGTATGGGGCTGATTTCCTCATCACCAAAGTGACTGCTGCTCACAGTGGGACTTACCAGTGTTACAGCTTTTCCAGCTCATTTCCATACCTGTGGTCAGCCCCCAGTGACCCCCTGGTGCTTGTGGTTACAG GATCCTCTGCCACTCCCAgccaggtacccatggaggcgcCATCTCCCACAACAG AAGCCTCCAGGAGACCTTCTATCTTACCCACAACCAAGATATCTATAACTG aGAAGTCTATGAATATCACTGTCTCTCCAGAGGGGTCAAGCCCTCCATTTG gTTTTTCCCACCAGCACTATGTCAAGAGGAATCTCATCCGAATATGCCTTGGTGCCATGATTATAATATTCCTGGTGGGGCTTCTGGTAGAGCATTGGCACAGTCGgaaaaaatgcctgccacacagGATCAGAGCTGTGCAAAGGCCACTTCCACCCCTCCCACTGGCCTAG